From the genome of Labrus mixtus chromosome 17, fLabMix1.1, whole genome shotgun sequence:
TCTGCtgggacggctgtggctcagtaggtCGGGGGTGTTcgatccctagctcctgcagcaacatgtccgacgtgtccttgggcaagacacttaacccagagttgctcccactgcttcgtctgcagcatgtgaatgtgtatgaatgggattagttatttctgatggtcactttacacagcaacctctaccatcagtgaatgtgtaggtgtgacatgtggtgtaaaagcgctttgagtagtcagaagactagaaaagcatttAGATCAACATgatatgaattggcgctttacaaataaagatgatttGATTGTTTGATGATCGCTTCCACAACCAGGCTCATTTTTATATACAGCACTTACAGGTTTGTtctttactttttattcttctttcgtACCTTTGCATGGCCATTACTAGAAAGCTGACACTGTTGCATCTCATATTTTAATCGCTTCATACACAAGAAGGAAGGTTAATTTGGACGACCAAATAAAAAGTGCTTTTCAGTTTCTGCAGTCCAaacctttccccccctctcctctttcccaCCATTTACTTAATTATTGTGAAGCTATGCCTACATTCATATTGTTGTCACTAACACCTCGCTGAAAACTCCTTTTCTCACCTCCTGCCAGACCTATACAACCCATCTGACAAATTGCATACCTAACTTAAACTAAGAAAGCGCTGGATTTTAACTCAATTGGAAAGAGTAGGGTGGGATTATCCATGCTGTTTGCTTAGAGGAGTTCATCCAGTGGTCACTTAAATCTCACACCTGCTGGGAGACAGAGATTTTACAGGTGAGCGTCAGCGTGAGCATCCAATGGAAAAATGATGTACTATCAGCtaagcattttaaatgttgttgttttagcagAAAATACAATATTTAGAGTTGTATGAGGGCATGTGGCTTGGGGAAGAATCATGTATTGCTAACCTCTGATGAGCAGAGCTAATTCAGATCCATGATTTAACAATTTAGGCCTTTAAGGAAAGTACTTTCAgtattaaccttaaaaaaaacaaaagtaatttATCATATAAAACTTCTTATACCAATTTGTGTTTGTATCAGACTAAGGTACCAATCCTTTTGAACAAACTGTCAGCTTTCCAATTAGCTAGCAAGCTAAATGTGTTGCTTTGCTAGATTTAACAGCATTCCTCTCTTCATAATAATTctgaaatagaataaaaaattaaataaaaacataatgtaaGTGTGGGGAAAATAGCCCAACACAGATAAAATGTATGAGGTATTGTGACTGCTTAGCGCTAGCATGTTCCTGGCTAGCTAGTGTGGTAGCAATTAGCTTAGTAGATGCAATCCGCCAGCTGTGTAACTTTCTTGCGTGACTTAACTTTAAAACATACAGTTGATTAATAATGAGCTATTTGGCGCCGTATGAACTAGCGGTTAGGTCTCACTGCATGTTCTACAAagcgggaggcccgggttcaagtccaacctggaGCTCCAGTGCTCTCTTCTGATTTCCTGCTCTGTCCACTGCTGTCCAAtcaattaaaggcataaaagaaAGACTACAAATAGGAATACAATAGTAAACTCCATTATACAACAATTTGAACCCAACATCCTTCAAAATAAGCAGGTTTGCGTAAAGATTTCTAACACAAATTGGAAAAGTACTTTCTGTTTCGTCGGCTAGAAATTAGCCTGACCTCAAATACAAACAGCTTAGTAAGCTGACTAAGGCAGGTATCTATAGGAGATTAACACAGCCTTTCACACTTCACTCTCACCGCCTTTCTGTCTTTGCCAAACACTCTTTGGGTCGAGTTACACACCTGTCGCTTTGCCGGGGCAACAGTGATACCTGCCACTCAGCTGGAAGGATTGGGCTGAATTTCCTGTCTGGTGTTCCTTTTCTTGTTCTGAGGAACTTGAGCAGCAAAGCTGAGCGGACGGCCATTAAGAGGGAGGAAGTTGGAGATTGCACTATGAAAGAAAAGGTTGGGAGGACAGCTGGCTATTAACGTCATGCATGTCATACTATAAGCAGGGTAGACACTAAAAGATAATCAAACAGATCAAGCCCGATTCTCCTCTTTCTGACAAAAATGACCAACTTCAAAGTCCATTTTTGATAGTTCTTAAAAATTATCTTGCCACATTTTCCTGCTATGTGATGCGTGTAAAGGGTGATGTAACTTTCCCTGATATGTTAGGAAATGTGTTGTGTCCACTCATTTcagtttgtacattttaacCATGTTCCATATTTACGAAATGATAACCTGTTGGCGGAGAAGAACACCGAGTACAGCGAGCACACACTGGATTGTGGATTGTCACACAGTACAAAACCTCAGCCAATAATAGGAAGCGAGCTGACTGAAGAAGGAAGATCAAAGAAACACAGCAATACAATCTTTACCCATCTCCAACACTTTGTGCTACGTGTTCACACCATGTTCTCCATGTCttcattcatatatttttttcttttttctctgtgaagTAGTCCAAAAAATAGCATTTCCCGTCTTCCGCCATGTTGATTTCCTCTAAATTTGTGTTTGACCATGAGAGGTCTTGCAGGAATTCAAGGGTTTGGGAGTCAGTACTCTTGGTTTTTCATGATTGGAATCTGTCCATTTGTCCTAGGCTATTTGTTTTATACCCTTGCTCCACACACTATAGAAACAAACTGGTGAATCTATCATTATTTGCCGTCATGTGGGGTCTATCGCATTGGGCCAGGCTttatagcacacacacacacagatacacaatacacaaacatgaatgtATGAAAACAGAATTGACCTAAAATGGTTTGTATAAAAGCTATAAACATCAACTATTTTGTGGattactgctgtaaaaaaaaaaaagttaaagaaagCAGAAGGTTTAAGAGAATGCTAAAGAAGTTTCAAACCCCCTTCATAgtcaaacacaaccacacaataTACTGCATATCAGCCATTAAAGAAGCAAGTAAACACTTGATtccacacatacatacacgtCTGTGCACGCGCCCGCCTACACATATACTGTTTAATCTACTTAATTGAACCTGACTTTGAATAACTAAACAAATGAGGAAATTCACAAGGGGCACTTGATCCTTTCTCGGCTAATGGATTGGAGATTCCTTTCCCATCGGGCCGTTTGGGCAAACAAGAGCCAGTAATCTCTGAATTGATGAGTTGACTCTCTGTCTGCATCAAATTTCTCCACTAAAGAGCTGTTGAACCCCTGATGTGTTGGTAGTTAGCCAGAGACTCAATTTGCAAACTGAAGGCTCGCTCAGGTTTCACTATCAGCAGTGTTGCACGCTATAGATGAGAAAGGTAAATACATAGGATCGATGCTGCATTGAAGatattcattacatttaaaaagatgacCTAGTTTAATGGCTCCGTTTGTACTCAAGAagactttaaatgtttgcaaaaaCGATTATCAGATTTTCTTAATATATGTTTAAAActtaattttaattatttaaatccagttttttttttttaagacaaagcTACTGTAGGGCATGCAACATATTTCCTATAGAGCTCATGGTGCCCTTATACCAGTCTTTAAAGCTGCTGTCCGAGAATGTAGGCCAGTTTATGattacaaaaagaaatacatgaaGCACATGGCTTTTCCTGAAAACTTTCACGTAACTCAGTGATCCTAAAAGATGGCGGAACTCACAAACAAAGCCAACAAGGTCCTGGTTCACTCAATCTGAACATCTGACTCTCACAAAGGTTTCAATTATGTTGAGCAATGCTAAAGTCTCCAAAAGTAGtacgggaggtagagccttccaTTATCATGCCAAGGAATGATCATAGCGACTTATTCCCCAGTCAGTTACAACATAAATTTAATTTCAGACTAGTCTAAATGTAAGGACGCACTCAAAAACAGTCCAAATCaagcatcattttttaaagttaagggAATACATATCTAGTGAAGTCATTGTCTTGACGGGCTGTGTTATAATTTTATAGCAGGATCTCAGAGTCATGAAACAATGTCAAGTTGGTTTGCAGAGTGCGTCTAACATTAAGAGTACGAGCACCAGCCTTCTGTCCTTcttgcaggttaacatccacatgcctaTGCTTAATATGGTTATTCATTGCTCTAATTAATTTGCCAGTTTAACCTGTCACAGCCTGCATTCAATTTTATCAAAATGTTCTAGATCAAACTACTGCCAAACCACTCAGCACTACGAGATGCCATGCTGGTTTACATCCGGGCAGTACTGTGGAGACAGCATGCAGAGCAGTGGTGTTTGGCTGCATCACAGCTTAAGACACAAAATTTGACTTGAGGCTTGGACCGGTCCACAGTtttgctgctataggcttagactactgaGGGAGTTGATACATTGAGGTCCTGTCTCTTTCAGGAGGTTTTGTGTCCCCTTGTTGCATACTTTGGTCATTACCATAGTTGCTTCAGCTACAGTCTTATGTCATATTTCTTCTTATATTATTGGCAATGCAACAGTACTTTAAGtctgtattttctgttgtaCCTTCTCTTCTATTTCACTGTTTTGGCCAACTAGGTCGAGACAGATGTCTGTTGGTTTTGCTtaaggtttctgtctgttaaaaAAGGGTattttcttgccactgttgcCAAGTGCTTGCTTATGGTGGATAAATGTTGAATCTCTTAAATAGCATAACACAAAGTCTAGTCTAGGCCTGCTTACGAGATCATTTTTGCTACAATTTGGTGCTATATCCATAAAAAATATCCAATCAATCCATTTTTAATCTTGTGCGCACATTTTTGTCGTCCAACCAAAAAGCATAGAACCCCATTTTGATTTAGGTGACAAATTTATTAAAGTCCTGTTTTTTGAATCaggaatcatcatcatcataaccagAAGGAATAAataagacataaaacattttgcacataaacaaacatatacATCACAACCCCGAATGCTACAGCTCATTCTTCCTccgaggttgttttttttaggcagAACAAAACGAACGAGATACatctgagaaacacacaaatgcatagAAGTAATTGGACCCCTAGGTACCATGTAAGACAACATCTACACTTATGCCTATATCCCTGTTTTAGAATGTACAAAGTCCTCGTATCTGGGTTTCTTCTTCGTGTCCAAGAAGGGatttgtataaaaataaagtcTCCACAATGATAAaccattatatttatatatatagacATTTGGCAACAACCAGACATTTGAAGAACTCAattctgaacctgaacacagtgtagaaaacaaaaaaaagctaatgAGAATAAAGAGCGGGAGTTGGTGGAAACCCAAAAAATCAATGTCCAAAACATCCTGGGTCTCAGTCATTCTCTACAATGTCCTGAAATTAAATAATTTGACGGATTTCTTGCTTTAAACAAGATTTTACAACCTAATGACTATTGTAAGGCCGAGTGCTTTAAATGAAGGACAATCTCTCCATTCAGATCGCACATCATAAATGGTCCTTTTCATCAGATATTGGTGGATTCCAAGGAGAGTCTAGTCCTTTACACAATCACTGGCCAGTTTGACTATTTCCCAATTCCTAAAATCCAAAAGAAGAcacagaaaactaaaaaaaaatagtcttttttcttttgtcaataACCAATCAAAACTGCCCGTGGTCTACTTCGTCCAACCAGGATGCAGGACTGGCAGGAAAGTCTGGGTATCCTCCACTGCTGCCGGTGGACAGGTCCGAACTGGGGCCATTAGCGGCTCCCATAGAGACCCTCACCGCAGGGTTGATCCCAGCCGTGCCCCCCTGGGTCATGATCGACAGGGCAGAGTCGGGGTAGACCAGGCTGGAGATGAGAGGCTGGTGTCTTGGAAGTGCTTGCAGGGAACCCGGCGACTGAGGGAGGCCGTAGGGGCTGTTAGATCGGATGTCATGGAACTGGTCCTGAGAAGGGAGGACGCCGTGCTCCAGAGGGAAGGAGCCGTGGTTGTTGCCCCCCTGGCGGCCCCCCATGCCTGGAGAGGACTCGCTCAGGCTGCTGTAGATGCCGTTAGTGAGGCTGAGCTCGGACATTGGTGGTTCATCTGTTCAACAAGGACAAGAAGACACAATTAGAACTTGTTATTCTGGTTGATTCACAATTTCTAAAACAGAAAATTCCCTGATGAAAAAAGTTATTTGCTAGAAGTTGACTTTCTTTGCACCAGATGATGTTAGAGAGTAGGGATGTCTCTAGCAACTAACTACTGTTCTAGAGtcaagaaaacactcagaaatgAGTCACGACTTTGGCTAAAGTTAGAAGTGTTAGCACCACAAGCCTTCTGTCCTCCTTACAGGTTGACTTCAACATGCCTGTGTTGAATGTGGTTACGCATTGCTCCAGTTGAGGGGTTACATTCCAGTTCAACTTGACGGCCTACACACATCTCTATCTTCATGTTCTAGATCAAATGCAGGCAAAACTGCTACATGTTAGAATTGCAGTCTGtgcactgtgctggtttacatctgaGCGATAGAGCAGGGGGAGAATGGACCCATGAACAAAAGCTACAGCCCCGGCTAGTGGCGGGaggctgcattacagcttagacacaacatttaacttAACACACCTGGTTTAACCACAGTCATTCTGGTgccaaacagagagagtgacGACATGTCATCGTTTAGGTGGCTAATCATAAAGCCAAGTTTTGAACAAACTTGAAGAACCTTTTTCCGTTAGCTCGCTAGCTAACATGCTGTGATGTTATGCATGCTGGCTCACAGTGTGTTAAGGCTTACATTCACACTAGAATAGAACAGCGTCATTCATGCCTATACTGtcttcatattgtgtgtttgactcTACCTGTAAAGGACACCTCAGCATCACTGTCCATGCCCTCCTCCTGGATACTGTCCTTGTCAGACTTGGAGCTTCCTCGCGACCTCTTCATGTTGCGGAAGTACTGCCCCCACCTCTGCCGCCCGGCGTCTTTTTTCAGCCTTTTCTCTTTGGCTCGCCTGTTCTGAAACCAAACCTggagtgggaaaaaaacaagatgtcatgttattattaaaatgtttagcATGCTACGTTTTCCATCAGAAAAGTAGGTCCTGAGTAAAATTTACCGTTTTAAAACAGAACCAAATTATCTCTAAACCAATTAAATATAGACGCCAAATGTATGCAATCCTCTTTATTTTAAGGCTTAACCGTACAAATCATGCACCCCAGTCAAAGTCCTCTACATCCAACACCCTCTGCTCTTTCCTCACAGAACAAATTATGCCTTTAAGGcttaaaactaaattaattttcAAGGACTGTCTGGACGCAACTTCCCTCCTCCTTGAGCCCAAGTATGAGACTCAAACTGTGACACTGACCTGTAATCCAGGGACCAGCGTCCCCCTTGCACCTGATTTATCGCACACTTAATTAACTTCCCGACAGCTACAAGTTGTCCTCACCCCGGGGGAGCACACAGGTTAGCACGTTTCTGCTTTGAATTATTCAAATTTTCTCCACTAACTTTTTGATCTAATCTATAAATTTGATCTTGCacttcagaaaacacaaacacaaagaggagcCATAAACAAAACCTGCTTGTATCCTCACTGCCagcaaatataaataaatacacaccctgtttttattttttatttttataaatttcATCATACACACAATATTAATTCATTTCCTACAAGCACCAAAAGCAGTTTTACATTCTCCTTAATGATATTCCGCCCTGAGTGAACCCTTTGCACCCCGTCCCTTTCTCTGAATAATGAGCCGCATTTTAGTGGCTTCCGTCTCTACTTTTGTCcttgcaaataaaacaatatatatgACCACCAGCACCCAGCACCGGGTGTGAGACTCCTCAGCAGTAGACAATATGCGAGGGGCCCCTCTTAGCATTGTTAACGATCTCGCACTTAAACCGTGCTGACTTTCATGTGGACTTCATTTTACTCCATCTAGCCGTAAATTccaacccaacacacacacacctctttgtACAGTGGGGCTCGTGCCAGTTCAGCCACAATTGTGTCTTTGATAATGCAGTCAGGACACTAATGGAATAGCTCTTAATGGATAATAATATACTTTACCTGCACAACCCGCATATCCAGCCCCGTCTCTGATGAGAGCTGTTCCCTGACGTGGCGGGCGGGTTTGGGGGAGTTATTGTAAGCGTTCTTTAGCGTCTCAAGCTGTTTGGCTGTGATGGTTGTTCTCGGCCTTTTTGCGGTCGAGTCTgcctctgaaaaaaaaggaagaaatagCATGCAATGTAAGCGAATGCTGCACAGGTATTCTGCTGAAATCTGAGGAAATGTGGTTTTATCTTGCAGACATCATATCAGAAATAACTCATGAGACAATTAACATTTGAGATACACAGTGCAAGTCTTAAAATAATGACGCaaaatcaatttaatttaatttaatttaaaaaaaagccatagACATGAGAGCGCTTCCCCAGCTTATCACTAGGTCCTTGTGTTTTTGCTTAGTAACAGTATCTGTGATAGAAACATAGTCATAGCAGCTATTAGCATAAAACAGCCTTCATGATATACAACGTCCTAATCTCACATAAATGGATAACTTCCCCTCTGCCTATAAAAACTAAACTCTGGCATCCAGTGCATAATTGCATCATGTCAGCGCATCTGTTGGCAAgcacagcaaaatacaaaaccatCATCCAAATGGATGCGGGTCCAAGTAATTGCGCCCTCTCATTAGCAAAATAaacgtgtgtgtttttagtgaaAAGTTGCTGCATAAATCCACACTTGGtggttgtggtgtgtgtgtgtgtgtgtgtgtgtgtgtgtgtgtgtgagagagggggggcagtaaattcacacaaacagatgGGGAGATAAAACTTGCACTGTCTGCCCCAGCAGGagcagagcatgctgggattTTTTCTGTGAATTTAATGTGTTGTCTGTTGATATTATGAGGGCAT
Proteins encoded in this window:
- the lhx3 gene encoding LIM/homeobox protein Lhx3 isoform X1: MDGNSERSGPKEAPNNTEMLLALLSHSEELRKEIPVCAGCNQHIVDRFILKVLDRHWHSKCLKCSDCQAQLAEKCFSRGDSVYCKDDFFKRFGTKCAACQQGIPPTQVVRRAQDFVYHLHCFACIVCKRQLATGDEYYLMEDSRLVCKADYETAKQREADSTAKRPRTTITAKQLETLKNAYNNSPKPARHVREQLSSETGLDMRVVQVWFQNRRAKEKRLKKDAGRQRWGQYFRNMKRSRGSSKSDKDSIQEEGMDSDAEVSFTDEPPMSELSLTNGIYSSLSESSPGMGGRQGGNNHGSFPLEHGVLPSQDQFHDIRSNSPYGLPQSPGSLQALPRHQPLISSLVYPDSALSIMTQGGTAGINPAVRVSMGAANGPSSDLSTGSSGGYPDFPASPASWLDEVDHGQF
- the lhx3 gene encoding LIM/homeobox protein Lhx3 isoform X3, encoding MLLEHPGSSCQNTGNFSRYSSGPEIPVCAGCNQHIVDRFILKVLDRHWHSKCLKCSDCQAQLAEKCFSRGDSVYCKDDFFKRFGTKCAACQQGIPPTQVVRRAQDFVYHLHCFACIVCKRQLATGDEYYLMEDSRLVCKADYETAKQREADSTAKRPRTTITAKQLETLKNAYNNSPKPARHVREQLSSETGLDMRVVQVWFQNRRAKEKRLKKDAGRQRWGQYFRNMKRSRGSSKSDKDSIQEEGMDSDAEVSFTDEPPMSELSLTNGIYSSLSESSPGMGGRQGGNNHGSFPLEHGVLPSQDQFHDIRSNSPYGLPQSPGSLQALPRHQPLISSLVYPDSALSIMTQGGTAGINPAVRVSMGAANGPSSDLSTGSSGGYPDFPASPASWLDEVDHGQF
- the lhx3 gene encoding LIM/homeobox protein Lhx3 isoform X2, which encodes MDGNSERSGPKEAPNNTEMLLALLSHSEELRKEIPVCAGCNQHIVDRFILKVLDRHWHSKCLKCSDCQAQLAEKCFSRGDSVYCKDDFFKFGTKCAACQQGIPPTQVVRRAQDFVYHLHCFACIVCKRQLATGDEYYLMEDSRLVCKADYETAKQREADSTAKRPRTTITAKQLETLKNAYNNSPKPARHVREQLSSETGLDMRVVQVWFQNRRAKEKRLKKDAGRQRWGQYFRNMKRSRGSSKSDKDSIQEEGMDSDAEVSFTDEPPMSELSLTNGIYSSLSESSPGMGGRQGGNNHGSFPLEHGVLPSQDQFHDIRSNSPYGLPQSPGSLQALPRHQPLISSLVYPDSALSIMTQGGTAGINPAVRVSMGAANGPSSDLSTGSSGGYPDFPASPASWLDEVDHGQF